A stretch of the Acidilobus sp. 7A genome encodes the following:
- a CDS encoding FAD-dependent oxidoreductase, whose amino-acid sequence MYDYMVVGAGIVGLATAYHIKQMDPGSTVLVIDKEDSVGAGDTAKSAAAFTNRTNLRLAKGAISFYLEVQSEGLNLAALKVGYLFVVDGRTKSTIKRR is encoded by the coding sequence ATGTACGACTACATGGTGGTTGGCGCTGGCATAGTTGGCCTGGCCACAGCCTATCACATAAAGCAGATGGACCCTGGCTCCACGGTGCTTGTGATAGACAAGGAGGACAGCGTGGGCGCTGGCGACACGGCCAAGAGCGCCGCGGCCTTCACGAACAGGACTAACCTCAGGCTGGCGAAGGGCGCCATAAGTTTCTACCTCGAGGTTCAGTCGGAGGGCCTTAACTTGGCGGCCCTGAAGGTGGGCTACCTCTTCGTAGTTGACGGCAGGACTAAGTCGACGATCAAGAGGAGGTGA
- a CDS encoding aldehyde ferredoxin oxidoreductase C-terminal domain-containing protein: MKKAFNIKEGFTREHDRLPKCMVRPILSGPAKGLNVENPKGLIDEAYDTFGWDKRTGYIRRSTLLRLKLDGVARQLDSMDKIVG; this comes from the coding sequence CTGAAGAAGGCCTTCAACATTAAGGAAGGGTTTACCAGGGAGCACGACAGGCTCCCGAAGTGTATGGTGAGGCCCATACTCTCAGGGCCGGCCAAGGGCCTGAATGTCGAGAACCCCAAGGGGCTGATCGACGAGGCATACGACACCTTCGGGTGGGACAAGAGGACGGGCTACATAAGGAGGTCGACGCTCCTTAGGCTCAAACTCGATGGCGTTGCTAGGCAGCTAGATTCCATGGACAAGATAGTCGGGTGA
- a CDS encoding type II toxin-antitoxin system VapC family toxin: protein MIFVDANFLIYLNLGVKEIEGYYLKLLSEESLATNPLVLDEVIYVSKKKYGVRLEDTLDFLDNVVLPNSVVLPLTINEYRRAREVMLKYSLNPSDALHVAVMLNNSIRRILSEDTDFDRVKEVERVWLG, encoded by the coding sequence GTGATATTCGTGGACGCTAACTTCCTAATTTATCTCAACCTCGGCGTGAAGGAGATCGAGGGCTATTACCTGAAGCTCCTGTCAGAGGAGTCCCTCGCCACCAACCCGCTTGTCCTGGACGAGGTAATTTATGTCTCTAAGAAAAAGTACGGCGTTAGGCTTGAGGACACCTTAGACTTCCTAGATAACGTTGTGCTGCCAAACTCTGTAGTCCTTCCACTAACGATTAATGAGTACAGGAGGGCCAGGGAGGTCATGTTAAAGTACTCGCTAAACCCCTCCGACGCGCTCCACGTGGCTGTGATGCTGAACAACTCCATAAGGAGGATCCTGAGCGAGGACACGGACTTCGACAGGGTTAAGGAGGTTGAGAGGGTCTGGCTGGGCTGA
- a CDS encoding pyridoxal-phosphate dependent enzyme, with protein sequence MWRLTCPRCGFKGEEGRYYPFCPRCGGALELEGELPKYGRLLGEGNTPLVYRRTRLGVLGFKLEYLNPSGSFKDRGTSVSLQLARDLGYRCVVEDSSGNSGISTATYAAYLGLEATIAVPASAPQGKKEVLRSLGANVVELPTREEAARFAEGLSSRCFYVSHSRSAVFLEGVKSAGQELPEDVRSVIVPSASFSLLLGIRRGARGRVRLYAVQGSSNPSLAKYLKPLAVGRSLESRLADGLALRDAPRAPEAAKAVSESGGGLVVVSDPEIAEATKELWRMGFMAEPTSATAYAAARLLREAGVDVEGAVLMLTGNGLKLYDLVSKL encoded by the coding sequence ATGTGGAGGCTTACATGCCCGAGGTGTGGGTTTAAGGGGGAGGAGGGCAGGTATTACCCCTTCTGCCCTAGGTGCGGGGGAGCCCTGGAGCTGGAGGGTGAGCTGCCTAAGTATGGGAGGCTGCTGGGCGAGGGGAACACACCTCTCGTCTACAGGAGGACCAGGCTTGGCGTCCTCGGCTTCAAGCTCGAGTACCTGAACCCCTCGGGGAGCTTTAAGGACAGGGGGACCTCGGTCAGCCTCCAGCTGGCAAGGGACCTGGGGTACAGGTGCGTTGTTGAGGACTCGAGCGGCAACTCAGGCATCTCGACCGCCACATACGCAGCCTACCTAGGCCTTGAGGCCACTATAGCGGTGCCCGCCTCCGCCCCCCAGGGCAAGAAGGAGGTACTGAGGTCGCTTGGAGCCAACGTCGTTGAGTTGCCCACAAGGGAGGAGGCCGCCAGGTTCGCCGAGGGCCTCTCATCAAGGTGCTTCTATGTGTCCCACTCAAGAAGCGCCGTCTTCCTTGAGGGCGTGAAGTCCGCCGGCCAGGAGCTGCCCGAGGACGTGAGGTCAGTTATAGTGCCCTCGGCCAGCTTCTCCCTGCTGCTTGGAATACGGAGAGGCGCAAGGGGCAGGGTGAGGCTTTACGCTGTTCAGGGCTCCTCTAATCCCTCCCTAGCCAAGTACCTGAAGCCATTAGCCGTAGGCAGGTCCTTAGAGTCAAGGCTAGCTGACGGCCTAGCCCTTAGGGACGCCCCCAGGGCCCCCGAGGCCGCTAAGGCTGTAAGCGAGAGCGGGGGCGGCCTCGTTGTTGTCTCCGACCCTGAGATAGCTGAGGCTACAAAGGAGCTCTGGAGGATGGGCTTCATGGCAGAGCCCACCTCGGCGACTGCCTACGCTGCAGCAAGGCTGCTCAGAGAAGCAGGGGTTGACGTTGAGGGGGCTGTGCTGATGCTGACGGGCAATGGCCTGAAGCTTTACGACCTTGTCTCCAAGCTGTGA
- a CDS encoding FAD-dependent oxidoreductase yields MKVAASEGVEVEEVSQDRLEKSLDMRVSLSGSEEAEMLGVSDVEGGYLFREAGVLDVEKLVDYYYLKLKSMGVEFALGARVREFVVWPRSPLGIEGEPFPWEDLRVRGIRLADGREVEARKKVVSALGAWSPGLLNPVGLDSFSRPKKRQLFVIKAEGQLGSLLRASGLNDLGVMPFTILPKGST; encoded by the coding sequence GTGAAGGTCGCGGCGAGCGAGGGGGTCGAGGTTGAGGAGGTAAGCCAGGACAGGCTTGAGAAGTCGCTCGACATGAGGGTTTCTCTCAGCGGGTCAGAGGAGGCCGAGATGCTGGGCGTAAGCGACGTTGAGGGCGGTTACCTCTTCAGGGAGGCCGGCGTTTTAGATGTAGAGAAGCTCGTTGACTATTATTACCTTAAGCTTAAGTCGATGGGCGTCGAGTTCGCGTTAGGGGCCAGGGTCAGGGAGTTCGTGGTCTGGCCGAGGAGCCCCCTGGGGATAGAGGGGGAGCCGTTCCCATGGGAGGACCTAAGGGTCAGGGGCATCAGGCTTGCGGACGGCAGGGAGGTGGAGGCCCGTAAGAAGGTTGTGTCAGCCCTCGGGGCCTGGAGCCCCGGGCTGCTGAACCCCGTGGGGCTCGACTCCTTCAGCAGGCCCAAGAAGAGGCAGCTGTTCGTAATTAAGGCCGAGGGACAGCTGGGCTCCCTGCTGAGGGCTAGCGGCCTCAACGACCTTGGCGTCATGCCCTTTACAATCCTCCCGAAGGGGTCTACGTGA
- a CDS encoding AbrB/MazE/SpoVT family DNA-binding domain-containing protein, protein MTAKVEVGRKGYIIIPKSIRELIGIKEGDVLTLTVENGRIVLEPERRVSLPEVARRLREHEEKVRKYAKEARLGDLAGVSLEDEFE, encoded by the coding sequence TTGACTGCAAAGGTAGAGGTCGGGAGGAAGGGCTACATAATAATTCCTAAGAGCATAAGGGAGCTGATTGGGATAAAGGAGGGGGACGTGCTGACCTTGACCGTTGAGAATGGAAGGATAGTGCTGGAGCCGGAGAGGAGGGTCAGCCTGCCTGAGGTGGCTAGGAGGCTCAGGGAGCACGAGGAGAAAGTGAGAAAGTACGCTAAGGAGGCCAGGCTGGGCGACCTCGCTGGCGTGAGCCTAGAGGATGAGTTCGAGTGA
- a CDS encoding OB-fold nucleic acid binding domain-containing protein: MSGGNESPRKVSNLREGEDNVDIKVRVISAEPPKTIHTQRGDRTISEAIVGDETGRVKLTAWGQQAGKLQEGDAVELKGAWTTSFRGQVQLNIGGRGTIQKIDDGEVPKAEEIPESTPKASSDYRPPRRGGGRRFGRRSFGGGGRSYGGGGGGEEGEEESEGGGEEEEF, from the coding sequence GTGTCTGGAGGTAACGAGTCCCCTCGCAAGGTTTCTAACCTTCGCGAGGGAGAGGACAACGTGGACATAAAGGTCCGTGTTATAAGTGCTGAGCCGCCCAAGACAATACACACGCAGCGCGGCGACAGGACAATAAGCGAGGCCATAGTAGGCGACGAGACAGGCAGGGTGAAGCTGACGGCGTGGGGCCAGCAGGCCGGCAAGCTGCAGGAGGGAGACGCCGTTGAGCTCAAGGGCGCCTGGACCACAAGCTTCAGGGGCCAGGTGCAGCTCAACATAGGCGGCAGAGGGACGATACAGAAGATAGACGACGGCGAGGTGCCTAAGGCGGAGGAGATACCGGAGAGCACGCCCAAGGCCTCCTCCGACTACAGGCCCCCTAGGAGGGGAGGTGGGAGGAGGTTCGGCCGCCGCAGCTTCGGCGGGGGCGGGAGGTCCTACGGAGGCGGTGGCGGCGGGGAGGAGGGCGAAGAGGAGAGCGAGGGCGGAGGGGAAGAGGAGGAGTTCTAA
- a CDS encoding DUF3311 domain-containing protein, whose protein sequence is MGLRGRDLAKVLLLIVVPWAFIVLAAPLYNRPQPELGGWPFAWWYLTAWVFIQPALTYVVYRLIDRRGGS, encoded by the coding sequence ATGGGACTCAGGGGAAGGGACCTCGCGAAGGTGCTCCTCCTGATAGTGGTTCCCTGGGCCTTCATAGTCCTCGCAGCCCCGCTCTACAACAGGCCGCAGCCTGAGCTCGGCGGCTGGCCCTTCGCCTGGTGGTACCTCACGGCCTGGGTCTTCATCCAGCCCGCCCTGACGTACGTGGTCTACAGGCTCATAGACAGGAGGGGTGGGAGCTGA
- a CDS encoding M20 family metallopeptidase, with protein MRAEELAQLTSELVRAKGVNPPGDVTEVAGVIREWLSERGFSPEVKEYERGKPNVIARAGSGRPTLILNGHTDVVPPGDESRWRYPPFSGKVVDGRVFGRGAADMKGGLAVLMAVFAELGPAVEREGSGSLVLAATADEEVGGGAGVKALVEDGALAGDAAIVAEPTGFDTICIGEKGLCQVRLVARGVPAHGSLPLLGDNAILKLIRAVGRAQEVVEELNRDLRPPDELRDALRDSARAYMEGARAPGLGEEDFTRAMGSISFNPGVIRGGSKINVVPDLAELELDMRLPPGSSPGQVIGRLREALSGLAEVEAIDTSEPNYTPPGEAIVRLVGEGVEALGARPRHIIMTGATDGRHLRARGVPTVIYGPGRLTVAHSYNEYVEVSDLANTYAVIRGAAARYLGLRLAP; from the coding sequence GTGAGGGCTGAGGAGCTGGCCCAGCTGACCTCGGAGCTCGTGAGGGCAAAGGGCGTCAACCCGCCCGGCGACGTGACCGAGGTGGCGGGCGTGATAAGGGAGTGGCTCAGCGAGCGCGGCTTCAGCCCGGAGGTCAAGGAGTACGAGAGGGGGAAGCCGAACGTGATAGCCAGGGCGGGGAGCGGGAGGCCAACTCTGATACTCAACGGGCACACGGACGTCGTGCCCCCTGGCGACGAGTCCAGGTGGAGGTACCCGCCGTTCTCAGGCAAGGTGGTCGACGGCAGGGTGTTCGGCAGGGGGGCGGCGGACATGAAGGGTGGCCTGGCCGTGCTCATGGCTGTCTTCGCCGAGCTCGGGCCAGCGGTCGAGAGGGAGGGCTCGGGCTCCCTCGTGCTCGCGGCCACGGCTGACGAGGAGGTTGGAGGGGGAGCCGGCGTCAAGGCACTCGTAGAGGACGGCGCCCTGGCTGGGGACGCGGCCATAGTCGCTGAGCCCACGGGCTTCGACACTATATGCATAGGCGAGAAGGGCCTCTGCCAGGTCAGGCTCGTCGCCAGGGGGGTGCCGGCCCACGGGAGCCTGCCGCTGCTCGGCGACAACGCAATACTTAAGCTTATCAGGGCCGTGGGGAGGGCCCAGGAGGTCGTTGAGGAGCTCAACAGGGACCTGAGGCCGCCCGATGAGCTCAGGGACGCGCTGAGGGACTCCGCCAGGGCCTACATGGAGGGGGCCAGGGCGCCGGGGCTCGGCGAGGAGGACTTCACCAGGGCCATGGGCTCCATATCGTTCAACCCGGGCGTGATAAGGGGAGGGTCCAAGATAAACGTGGTGCCAGACCTTGCAGAGCTGGAGCTTGACATGAGGCTGCCCCCAGGCTCCTCGCCAGGCCAAGTCATAGGGAGGCTGAGGGAGGCCCTCAGTGGGCTGGCAGAGGTTGAGGCAATAGACACCAGCGAGCCAAACTACACGCCGCCCGGCGAGGCAATAGTTAGGCTCGTGGGCGAGGGGGTGGAGGCCCTGGGCGCCAGGCCGAGGCACATAATAATGACTGGGGCCACGGACGGGAGGCACCTCAGGGCCAGGGGAGTACCCACGGTGATCTACGGGCCGGGGAGGCTGACTGTGGCCCACTCCTACAACGAGTACGTTGAGGTTAGCGACCTGGCCAACACCTATGCCGTGATAAGGGGCGCCGCAGCCAGGTACCTCGGGCTCAGGCTGGCCCCCTAG
- the folP gene encoding dihydropteroate synthase produces MRSRLGRVWVGDGEPVRIMGVINLSPESFYRGSVRATVDDVLRTVESMVRDGADVVDLGGMSTAPYNRTLVSAEEELGRLRPAIKAIRDSHPDLVISVDTFRARVAEECLRLGADVINDVTGLKGDPAMAKVVADSGASVIVVAREREPRRGLSPLDRVIGALRESLEVAERAGIGPERVVVDPGVGFGPLSLDPVITGGEPVRGDLRHGDEAYPWYSWDSILITGIQRIRSELGLPVLVGVSRKSFLERLMRRPAPPEDRLFASLSAEAISVLMGADAIRTHNVRESRDAVSVGEALRLCVSKPPRECSEELARLVHDVLTR; encoded by the coding sequence TTGAGGTCAAGGCTCGGCAGGGTCTGGGTGGGCGACGGCGAGCCCGTGAGGATAATGGGCGTCATAAACCTCAGCCCGGAGTCCTTCTACAGGGGCTCAGTGAGGGCCACGGTTGATGACGTCCTGAGGACCGTGGAGTCCATGGTGAGGGACGGGGCCGACGTGGTTGACCTGGGGGGCATGTCGACGGCTCCGTACAACAGGACGCTTGTGAGCGCCGAGGAGGAGCTGGGCAGGCTGAGGCCCGCCATAAAGGCCATCAGGGACTCCCACCCTGACCTGGTGATCTCAGTTGACACCTTCAGGGCCAGGGTCGCGGAGGAGTGCCTGAGGCTGGGAGCCGATGTAATTAATGACGTCACTGGCCTCAAGGGGGACCCAGCTATGGCTAAGGTCGTCGCCGACAGCGGGGCCTCCGTCATAGTTGTCGCCAGGGAGAGGGAGCCGAGGAGGGGGCTGAGCCCGCTCGACAGGGTGATAGGGGCCCTCAGGGAGAGCCTTGAGGTCGCCGAGAGGGCAGGCATAGGCCCTGAGAGGGTAGTGGTTGACCCAGGGGTCGGCTTCGGGCCCCTGAGCCTCGACCCGGTAATCACGGGCGGCGAGCCGGTTCGGGGCGACCTAAGGCACGGCGACGAGGCGTACCCGTGGTACTCCTGGGACTCCATACTAATAACAGGCATACAGAGGATAAGGAGCGAGCTCGGGCTCCCAGTGCTCGTGGGCGTCTCGAGGAAGTCCTTCCTTGAGAGGCTGATGCGCAGGCCCGCTCCGCCTGAGGACAGGCTCTTCGCCTCGCTCAGCGCTGAGGCCATATCCGTGCTCATGGGGGCCGACGCCATAAGGACCCACAACGTGCGCGAGAGCAGGGACGCGGTGAGCGTGGGGGAGGCGCTGAGGCTCTGCGTCAGCAAACCCCCCAGGGAGTGCAGTGAGGAGCTTGCTAGGCTCGTGCATGATGTACTGACCAGGTGA
- a CDS encoding ParB N-terminal domain-containing protein, translated as MGLVEVASIRPHELFLEGHVKEVMEGIARGRVVHRPLIVDAATMTLIDGAHRLEALRRLGASLAPVIAVDYSQVEVAGWAREYELSDEALSAIKRLAPVSVRGRQDGSVVVRLEGLKSYYDVREFEADGFELRRVSASPGALRGLIVVPPRPTRELVLSAAESGELLPPRSTRHITIAKRVAMPVPLSSLLA; from the coding sequence ATAGGCCTCGTCGAGGTAGCCTCGATAAGGCCCCACGAGCTCTTCCTCGAGGGCCACGTCAAGGAGGTAATGGAAGGCATTGCGAGGGGGAGGGTGGTCCACAGGCCCCTCATAGTTGACGCCGCAACCATGACGCTGATAGACGGCGCCCACAGGCTGGAGGCCCTGAGAAGGCTGGGCGCCTCCCTTGCGCCCGTTATAGCGGTTGACTACTCCCAGGTTGAGGTGGCAGGGTGGGCCAGGGAGTACGAGCTGAGCGACGAGGCGCTCTCCGCAATAAAGAGGCTTGCCCCCGTGAGCGTGAGGGGAAGGCAAGACGGCAGCGTCGTTGTAAGGCTTGAGGGCCTTAAGTCGTACTATGACGTGAGGGAGTTCGAGGCCGACGGCTTTGAGCTCAGGAGGGTCTCGGCGAGCCCAGGGGCCCTCAGGGGCCTCATAGTCGTGCCGCCTAGGCCCACAAGGGAGCTCGTGCTCAGCGCCGCCGAAAGCGGGGAGCTGCTGCCGCCCAGGTCGACGAGGCACATAACCATAGCCAAGAGGGTAGCGATGCCGGTGCCGCTCTCGTCCCTCCTCGCCTAG
- a CDS encoding iron-containing alcohol dehydrogenase: protein MPYAFPRRISYNEGAVDELLNLSEMHDAKNFLILTDEVIKGTQAFIKLVNELEKKGIRVRVFFNIPKEPSIEIADEIVKFINNDIPDLIVAVGGGSVIDASKLARVKILRPDVKSEDISPFVSLHLENKKPLLVAVPTTPGTGSDASFAFVLKIKEDNKEVKYATGNYELVPYESILDIEFLKTLPTKQLIITAIDGLANDIEGLVAVNSNPLSDGLAIQSARMFFKHLPKALSDKDRDEALSNLHLASTISGIAFSNSGVGLTHAIAHPLGSIFNIPHGLAVAIVMPYVVEFNYEDKAAKEKYDMLKDILEKVDKFEERRDLKEHLLDLYSKVGQTTHLRDIGISEEAYRSRIDDIVELALKDADLPFNPRPASYEDIKNILNKIY from the coding sequence ATGCCTTACGCGTTTCCTAGGAGAATAAGTTATAACGAAGGCGCCGTAGACGAACTGCTGAACCTGTCTGAAATGCATGACGCAAAGAATTTCCTGATATTAACCGACGAAGTCATCAAAGGAACGCAGGCATTTATTAAATTAGTTAATGAATTAGAGAAAAAAGGCATAAGGGTAAGAGTCTTTTTCAACATCCCTAAGGAGCCTAGTATAGAAATAGCTGACGAGATAGTGAAATTCATAAATAATGACATCCCAGACTTAATAGTAGCCGTCGGAGGAGGGAGCGTAATAGACGCCTCAAAGCTTGCAAGGGTTAAAATCCTAAGGCCCGACGTTAAGAGCGAAGACATTTCCCCCTTCGTTTCTTTGCATCTCGAGAACAAGAAACCCCTCTTGGTCGCGGTTCCAACGACCCCAGGGACTGGAAGCGACGCGAGCTTTGCATTTGTTCTAAAGATAAAGGAGGACAACAAGGAGGTTAAGTATGCGACGGGCAACTACGAGCTAGTTCCATATGAGTCCATCTTAGATATAGAATTTCTAAAAACACTACCTACGAAACAGTTGATTATAACCGCGATAGACGGATTAGCTAACGATATTGAGGGGCTGGTAGCCGTAAATTCGAACCCTCTGTCAGACGGCTTAGCCATTCAGTCTGCAAGGATGTTCTTCAAGCATTTACCCAAGGCGCTCTCGGATAAAGACAGAGATGAGGCGTTAAGTAACCTGCACCTAGCAAGTACAATTTCAGGCATAGCATTTTCAAACTCCGGCGTCGGTTTGACACATGCAATAGCCCATCCCTTAGGCTCGATCTTTAACATACCCCATGGGCTTGCCGTGGCGATAGTCATGCCATATGTCGTCGAGTTCAACTATGAGGATAAGGCTGCCAAAGAAAAATATGACATGTTAAAGGACATATTAGAGAAGGTGGACAAGTTTGAGGAAAGGAGGGACTTAAAGGAGCACCTGCTGGACCTGTACAGCAAGGTAGGCCAGACGACGCACTTAAGGGACATTGGAATTAGCGAGGAGGCCTACAGGTCGAGAATAGATGATATAGTGGAACTGGCGTTAAAGGACGCAGACCTGCCGTTTAACCCAAGGCCAGCAAGCTACGAGGATATAAAAAACATATTAAATAAAATTTATTAA
- a CDS encoding FAD-dependent oxidoreductase translates to MRPNPLENTFWVGMSDELGRPFALEESSQPEERFYTYGIIPVLGTYLPQFQLRYPDAAWAEHYDMSFDGLPIVYEPYESDLVIAAGTSGSGVMKGDSIGRVAAALLTSLASEANVSAVMVEEASAKARGLTFDARIASDMASLALAWGKASKDVSLAPAELQAEALHN, encoded by the coding sequence GTGAGGCCTAACCCCCTTGAGAACACCTTCTGGGTCGGCATGTCTGACGAGCTGGGCAGGCCGTTCGCGCTGGAGGAGAGCTCGCAGCCTGAGGAGAGGTTCTATACATACGGCATAATCCCGGTCCTGGGCACTTACCTGCCCCAGTTCCAGCTCAGGTACCCTGACGCCGCGTGGGCCGAACATTACGACATGAGCTTTGACGGACTGCCAATAGTGTACGAGCCCTATGAGAGCGACCTGGTGATAGCGGCGGGCACGAGCGGCAGCGGCGTCATGAAGGGGGACTCGATAGGGAGGGTCGCCGCGGCCCTCCTGACGTCGCTTGCCTCAGAGGCCAACGTCTCGGCCGTGATGGTTGAGGAGGCCAGCGCTAAGGCCAGAGGGCTCACGTTTGATGCAAGGATCGCGTCAGACATGGCCTCCTTAGCGCTTGCCTGGGGCAAGGCGTCAAAGGACGTCTCCCTGGCCCCTGCTGAACTCCAAGCTGAAGCATTACATAACTGA
- a CDS encoding thiamine pyrophosphate-binding protein encodes MGRKITGGEVIKRFLVDEGVKYVFGVPGDQLYPLLDAFYNDDKIKFITFHHEAAAAHAADGYARVTGKPGVVIATVGPGAANLVGGVYPAYAEGIPMIIITAQNQSWRSYPDHGSMQALDQINLFKPITKWNAYIAHWSRIVELLETAFRKALTGRPGPVHLDVAVDVLYQTGDEDEVKLYSPESYRAVNGPAGNPADIDAAAKLLAKAKLPLIHLGGGVLRSDATNEALELIDYLKAIVTTSVGGRGSVSEDYPSLLLPGLPGALAAQSEADVVLIAGSRLADLDFWGKPPAWGEWPNQKTIHIDITGDDIGLNRHVDVGIIGDLKVVLKQLLEALKKYTPPRKDYPEALARYKQMEQEYLRQMEDLSYSDSVPIHPLRVIRETREFFPKDAIAIIDGGNTTVWTIYLHRVHVPRTIFSTASGDSGHLGSGISFAIAAKLAHPDKQVYCISGDGAFGFHVMEIETAVRLGLQVTCIVLNDKAWGMIKAGQTLYYGKRYVGVDFSDIRYDLIAEALGGHGEYVTEPKDFKDALARSVESGKTSVINVITDGNAIPPHFEILAGIWLEGVEMPS; translated from the coding sequence TTGGGTAGGAAAATAACTGGTGGGGAAGTTATTAAGCGTTTTCTAGTTGATGAGGGCGTTAAATACGTGTTTGGCGTACCTGGAGACCAACTATATCCGCTGCTGGACGCCTTCTACAACGATGATAAAATAAAGTTCATCACGTTTCATCACGAGGCCGCTGCCGCGCACGCTGCTGACGGCTACGCAAGGGTTACTGGAAAGCCAGGGGTAGTGATCGCGACTGTAGGTCCAGGAGCGGCCAACCTAGTAGGAGGGGTTTATCCAGCCTATGCAGAGGGGATACCCATGATAATTATAACAGCACAGAACCAGTCGTGGAGGTCTTACCCGGATCACGGCTCTATGCAAGCCTTGGATCAAATCAATTTATTTAAACCAATTACAAAGTGGAACGCGTATATCGCTCACTGGAGTAGGATAGTTGAACTGCTGGAAACAGCTTTTAGAAAAGCCTTAACAGGGAGGCCTGGCCCTGTTCACTTAGATGTCGCTGTTGACGTTTTATATCAAACAGGGGACGAGGATGAGGTTAAACTGTATAGCCCAGAAAGTTATAGAGCGGTTAACGGTCCAGCAGGCAACCCTGCAGATATAGACGCCGCCGCTAAGTTATTAGCTAAAGCCAAGCTACCTCTAATTCACTTGGGTGGCGGAGTCCTAAGGTCAGACGCTACTAATGAGGCGTTAGAGCTCATAGATTACCTAAAAGCCATAGTTACTACATCGGTAGGAGGCAGAGGAAGCGTATCTGAGGACTACCCGTCCCTGCTTCTGCCAGGCCTGCCAGGCGCCTTAGCCGCTCAGTCTGAAGCTGACGTCGTTCTGATTGCTGGCTCAAGGCTTGCAGACCTAGACTTTTGGGGGAAGCCTCCTGCATGGGGTGAGTGGCCAAACCAAAAGACAATCCATATAGACATTACAGGAGACGACATAGGTTTGAACAGGCACGTGGACGTGGGCATCATTGGAGACTTAAAGGTCGTCCTTAAGCAGCTACTAGAAGCCCTTAAGAAGTACACCCCGCCAAGAAAGGACTACCCCGAGGCCTTAGCAAGATATAAGCAGATGGAACAGGAGTACCTAAGGCAAATGGAGGACCTGTCGTATTCTGACAGCGTACCTATACATCCGCTAAGGGTAATAAGGGAGACGAGGGAGTTCTTCCCTAAGGACGCCATTGCCATCATAGATGGTGGAAATACAACCGTCTGGACCATTTACCTGCACAGAGTACATGTTCCAAGAACCATATTTAGTACCGCCAGTGGCGACTCAGGCCACTTGGGGTCTGGGATATCCTTTGCCATCGCTGCGAAGCTGGCGCACCCCGATAAGCAGGTCTACTGCATATCAGGGGACGGCGCCTTCGGATTTCACGTCATGGAAATAGAAACGGCCGTAAGGCTAGGGCTGCAGGTCACCTGTATAGTTTTAAATGATAAGGCATGGGGTATGATTAAGGCTGGACAGACATTATATTACGGCAAGAGGTACGTCGGCGTTGACTTCTCGGACATCAGGTACGACCTTATAGCTGAGGCGCTAGGAGGTCACGGAGAATACGTAACAGAGCCTAAGGACTTCAAGGACGCGCTAGCGAGGTCGGTGGAGTCAGGGAAAACCTCGGTCATCAACGTCATCACAGACGGCAACGCTATTCCTCCTCACTTTGAAATATTAGCCGGCATATGGCTTGAGGGCGTAGAGATGCCTTCGTAG
- a CDS encoding SCP2 sterol-binding domain-containing protein: MSAVEFPSKEWAEIFCKKINENSNYKNAARGWEWPLVFKVTQLPDDLLRKYPSGNIGIKANLSEGQCYGVEFYEDASKATADFILSASFESWMKILRGELNPVTAILQGKLKLEKGSMTTLMRFTTAAVELVKSAQEASK; this comes from the coding sequence ATGAGCGCAGTCGAGTTTCCTAGCAAAGAGTGGGCAGAAATTTTCTGCAAGAAAATAAACGAAAATTCTAATTATAAAAACGCCGCCAGGGGTTGGGAATGGCCCTTAGTGTTTAAAGTGACCCAGCTGCCAGACGATTTACTAAGGAAATACCCGAGCGGGAACATAGGGATAAAGGCAAACTTATCTGAAGGCCAGTGCTATGGCGTCGAATTTTACGAAGACGCTAGCAAAGCCACGGCGGATTTTATATTATCGGCCTCCTTTGAGAGCTGGATGAAAATATTAAGAGGTGAACTAAACCCTGTCACCGCTATCCTGCAAGGGAAATTAAAGTTGGAGAAAGGGTCTATGACGACCCTTATGAGATTCACTACGGCTGCCGTTGAGCTGGTGAAGTCGGCACAGGAGGCGTCAAAATAA